A part of Phoenix dactylifera cultivar Barhee BC4 chromosome 2, palm_55x_up_171113_PBpolish2nd_filt_p, whole genome shotgun sequence genomic DNA contains:
- the LOC120104433 gene encoding uncharacterized protein LOC120104433, translated as MEDHGRKPGEVEFYKMTHTHRDGSFIRAESRDIVDRATSLISERIGESSSIGNTRGVEAQVFTELMGSERYGRVRSYGVGVTPTQLSAVGRYTQDVRQSSSTAEVNDLKAEIKELKQSHQTEMQSLRAQINQITSLLHQFVPPQVPDSSSARRDGDASDP; from the exons atggaagaCCATGGGAGGAAACCTGGTGAGGTGGAGttctataagatgactcacacccaccgagatggcagctttatcCGAGcggagtcgagagatatagtt gacagaGCTACATCCCTTATTTCAGAGCGTATCGGAGAGTCATCTTCAATCGGCAACACCAGAGGTGTCGAAGCTCAAGTGTTTACTGAGTTGATGGGCTCGGAGCGTTATGGACGAGTGAGGAGttatggcgttggagttacccccactcagttgtctgcagtgggTAGATATACTCAAGATGTTAGACAGAgtagtagcactgcagaggttaatgatctgaaggcagagataaaagagttgaagcagagccacCAAACAGAGATGCAATCTTTGAGGGCTCAGATTAATCAGATTACATCTTTGTTGCATCAGTTTGTCCCTCCTCAG GTTCCTGATAGTTCATCTGCACGTAGAGATGGTGATGCTAGCGACCCCTGA